One part of the Janthinobacterium sp. 17J80-10 genome encodes these proteins:
- the yacG gene encoding DNA gyrase inhibitor YacG, which translates to MATTVDCPTCGKKVEWSEKNKFRPFCSERCKQIDLGAWAEEKYTIPAVNPPKDFDDEQ; encoded by the coding sequence ATGGCAACGACTGTCGATTGTCCAACCTGCGGCAAGAAGGTCGAGTGGAGCGAGAAAAACAAATTCCGGCCGTTCTGTTCGGAACGCTGCAAGCAAATTGATTTGGGCGCATGGGCCGAGGAAAAATACACGATTCCCGCGGTCAACCCACCCAAGGATTTCGACGACGAACAATAG
- the zapD gene encoding cell division protein ZapD — protein MIVYEYPFNERIRTLLRLEDLYEKFNFFFQQTHPLQHHAALATIFEMLEVAGRADLKSDLLQELERQKQTLLGFKSNPNVQADMLNAILGEVDHASSALMAAQGKTGQNVRENEWLMSIRGRTIIPGGACEFDLPSYYAWQHHSAEARIADITNWFAPLAPLFEAIALVLRLLRESGRPAKMIAQAGSYQQMLQGKVYQMLRLTIDENLGAIPEISANKYMLWVRFTSQDGDMKPKPLETDVPFELTLCNF, from the coding sequence TTGATCGTTTACGAATACCCTTTCAACGAGCGTATTCGCACCTTGTTGCGGCTGGAAGACCTGTACGAGAAATTCAATTTCTTTTTCCAACAGACGCATCCCCTGCAACATCATGCAGCGCTTGCGACGATTTTCGAAATGCTCGAAGTTGCCGGCCGCGCGGACCTGAAGTCCGACCTGCTGCAGGAGCTCGAACGACAAAAACAGACACTGCTCGGCTTCAAGTCCAATCCGAACGTGCAGGCCGACATGCTCAACGCCATCCTTGGCGAAGTTGACCACGCCAGCAGCGCGCTCATGGCCGCGCAGGGCAAGACTGGCCAGAATGTACGGGAAAACGAGTGGCTGATGAGCATCCGCGGACGCACCATCATCCCGGGCGGCGCCTGTGAATTCGACCTGCCCTCTTACTATGCCTGGCAGCACCACTCGGCGGAGGCGCGCATTGCCGATATCACCAACTGGTTTGCGCCGCTGGCCCCGCTGTTCGAGGCCATTGCCCTGGTATTGCGATTGTTGCGCGAGTCGGGGCGTCCGGCCAAGATGATTGCGCAGGCCGGCAGTTACCAGCAGATGTTACAAGGCAAGGTCTATCAGATGCTGCGTCTGACGATCGACGAAAACCTCGGCGCCATTCCCGAGATTTCCGCCAACAAGTATATGCTGTGGGTTCGCTTTACTTCCCAGGATGGCGATATGAAACCCAAGCCGCTGGAAACGGATGTGCCGTTCGAGCTGACTCTCTGTAACTTCTGA